DNA from Acipenser ruthenus chromosome 23, fAciRut3.2 maternal haplotype, whole genome shotgun sequence:
aCAAATGGGACTGCATTTTGCAGTCTACAAACCTGCTCTTCAAATTGCTCTGGTAATTTAACCACAGAGCCTGGTGATGCCAGTAATGCAGAAGATGCCGgtactttatttctttatttattcatttcagttaaTATTGATTAGGTAGCAATTACTGTATGGATTAGTCATTTACAGATGTGTTGGAAGTCACCTACAGTAGCCTATTTAAGAAATCAAACAGGTGTAACATTGCATACACATCTATTGACTGTCTATATATCTTAAAGATAATGTTTAAGTTTTAcattctcaaatgtatttaaGTATTCAGCTCAATGCAATTATATAGAAATGAAGATACACAGCAAATGTACTGTTCTAAAGGTTCACAGATGTTTGTGACATTTCATATCACATACGTTTCATTAGGCCACATCACAGACACTACTTTAGACATCAGTTTTAAACATTCATGAAGATCACAGGAGATTTCAAACAACAATTATTTCTGTACCTCCAATATTGAGATTTTTGTGTTATGTTGTCTCTGTTGATCTTCTGGTTTTGTCTTTAACTGGCTGCGATCTTGCTTGCATTGCTGTGGAGATACTTTGTGAAAATGTGACCATTCAACTCCTCTGGCTTCACCTGCTAATAAATTACTATAGTATATAATCAGGTGgagttatatttaatatttatatttcatatttccTAGTGCCTTGACATATGTTTGTGGTGAAGCTATTTTGTGATCATCATTCCTCTCCTGTATGTGTCTTTTATGACCTGACCTGTACAGACCTTTTTCTTTCTCCGTCTTACTCACTTTAAATGCACCTCTGCAAACCCACACCAACATACAGTATTGATAACTGACAATTTGGTAAATACTTAGCACAAACACAATTTCTACCAGTTAGGACAGAAAGGCTTAATGAGTGTATTAACATACTGAAAAACATTATAAGCATAAGCAttccatatttttatttatttacagatattcTTAAATATGTCCTTGGTGGAAGTGCTCTTCTTGTGATCGTCATGCTTTCATTTACACTCTTGTGTATGTGTAAGAATAAAAAAAGGAagggtgaggttttttttttttttttttgcacaacaatGCATCCTGATTTCAAGGTTTCTTGCCATGTTGCAAAAAAGTGCTAGACAACACCCACATGTGTCTTTTGAGGCCTGTTGTGCCTCAGATTTAGATAGAATCAAATCTTCCTGgcttaagcattaaaaaaaaaaaagattcttagtTTTTCTTTAAAAGAGAGAAACACAAGATAATAGTTTCTTCTTGTTTGTTATAAAGAGAATGCCCATTCGGTGATTACACAAAACAGGAGTGATGAACAGCACGTTTCCCTATCCACAATGATACCAGAGACTGCAAGCACAGCAATCCAAGGCAAGTATCTCTACAGGTCACTTTTTCACTTGTATACATGTGTATGTTAATCTAAACGAGTGGACGGGTAGTGAGGATTTGAAAACATATAAACTAACGATGTATTGCTTGAACAATACGCCTAGATGCTTTTCTTTCCATCTTTTTGTGTTACCGTTGGAGGATACAATCAACAAAAACATTACCCAAACAATACACTCTTAAAGACTCCACTGTTTTCACAAAACTATCATTCCTTTGTGAAATTCTATGAGCTCTTATTTAAGTCACATGTTTCACACATCTCATACAGTTCTCATACACTCATCATAAAAAAGCAGAACTGTgaacttttttttctcagtatttCCAGTGGTCAGCTTTTAACAGCGTGTCAAGAGTTTTTCACAGAATGGTTCACTGGAAGTTATTTGCTTTtatatctatgtttttttttttttaaacagatgacCAGGTTTATACTCAGGTTGTTAATAAAGGTGGAAAAAAGAAATCCAAATGCAAGCCTAAAGAGGACGGTGAGCTGGTTTACGCCCAGGTTGTTATAAAAGAAGGCAAGAAGAAACCTATTCATGACGAATCTGTGGTTTATGATGAAGTTAAGGGGAAAGACAAGAATAATCAACAACAGGATGACAGCGTGGTTTATGCTGCTATtaacaaacaaagaaatatataattgaaggcattgtttttatatatatatatatatatatatatatatatatatatatatatatatatatatatgtgggtgTATCTGTAAGGAATAAACCATGACAGGCTGTTCAGTTCTCATGAAATATATACACGCATGGATGGTGATTTTTGTGTTTCTTAGTTCTTtgcataataattaaaacattgtgttttaatgttttgatAAGTCAGTTTTAACTTTCTTTGGCTTTAAGTTTAGGAGCTTCTATTCAGTTctagttgctgttttgtttttacatataaAGTTTGTATCTAAAATATGCAAAGCAATTGCATTAAGTgtattaataaagttttttttattttcatttttcttttttttaagtagatGTGTTTCCTAATGTGTGTTGTATACTTTTCTGGTATTTTCTGAAGTTGATTGCTGTAAAATAATACTCCATTGCAGTCACACATTTGTAATTTAAACTTGGTTATATTAAACATGGCTGACTATGACATCTCAATAGATTTATTCAACATGATCTGAACAGATCATTCTAAAGTGATCACACTTATTTGTTGTAGGTTGTACATGGCTACAACCTTTATGTATAGTAATAGTATTAAGATAATTGAGACAGTATAATGACAAGACCTCTCAGACTCCCCAAATCCTGACTGGGGTTCTGGAGCTCGCATCGGCTTCATCACCTTCTTCCGGGGAtggctgctcctccccttcttcctcttcgGCACAGGTGGCAACTCCACCTCACCCTGACCGGGGCAGCACACAGTATATTGCCTAGGCTCTGCATCAGCGAGGGTccaaccttggtcctcgaggcaggtgaggaaggtgtcccggtCTGTCTGCGGCAGCCTTCAAATGGATTCATTCCTCCATCGACTCCACCTCACCGACTGAAGGCCTTCATGAAGAGTGGGTCTTCGTAGGGGCACACTAAAGTACAGCTTGTCTACTGTAAGCAACCAGTTGCGCAACTGCTTGCAGAAACGTCCGCATAGAAATGATTCAGTTGCACACAATCAAGCTGAGCAACTGATTATTCTGGTGTGGACCCGGCTTTAGAATTGACTGAAAAAGAAAGTGAACATGTTAAATTCATTTTTACTATTGGCAACCAGTTAGCTACTGTGGTCACTAGCCAAATACCGCTGGAATGAACTATAACAATTTTTTAAGTCCCTCTAAAACTGCACCACAAATGCGCACCACCATCTTTcactttctgtttgtattttttgaTTTGGAGAGGATGTAGGCCTAAAACAGATGCATGTCATCTTTATATATAATGCATTGAGTccaaaataaaacaactcaatAAATGGAAGTGGCTGCCTCTATGTTTAAGCCAGCACCAGTGTTTGTTCTTCAGTACTTATTTCCATTCAACCATcatcattaactgcttactcctttacagggttgcagtgagccagagcctaacccggcatacacagggcgcaaggtgagactacaccctggacgggatgccagtccatcacagggcaccacacacacactgactcacacacagggcaatttagagCGACCAATCAActtggacagcatgtctttggactgtgggagaaaaccggagtacccggagaaaacccacgcgaacacggggagaacatgcaaactccacacaaacAGTACCCTAAGCCTGatttcgaacccaggaccctggcgctgtgaggcagcagcgctaaccactatgtCACTGTGCCACCCACCAGTACAGATTtatgaaatgtaattaaataaaaatgactgtgtcaataatattactataaagcttgcaaggttttcaggcaggaaatctatagtatcattaatacagtTCCTAGTACATCGCATTTCATTGGTCAAACAACAAGCCAACAAGCAAACGCAGCCCTGCCGTGCTTCAAattaccacctcactccccaaccaccaccacctcactccccaaccaccaccacctcactcccagcctcgtctgGGGTGGGGGAGTATATGATGCTTCTCTTTCTGTGTTGCCTATAAGTGTTAAAACAACTTAAGACAGGAagctgtcacatttttttttgctctgcagTTATTGCTATCACATGTGGGGCTCGATTTGTCACTGTGGGCAAACTACCCACTTCACTGGTCAATTTGCTTGCAGGTTTCCCATAGTGGAACATATAGGTCCTGGTTTGTAACAAGTAGCCCAAGCTCTAAATTCATGCAGTATAATGTGTCTATTTTGAATTAACAGCTTAATTACAGCATGTCTTTTCCACCACTACATACCATGTAAGAGCACTAGATATCAAAACATATTAGTTCAAAGAGTCCCTGTATCTGTGAATCTGGCTTTCCAGGCAGAAGGAGCATAAGCTACTGTGCAATGTTTACCCAGGGGTCGGCCACGGACAAACCAAACAGAAGTTATATACaattctgtgtgagtgtgtgtgtgtgttagacgtATCCACTGCCATGGACACTGATAACTCTTGCCATGGACATGCGTGTCTGTGTAGGGACAAGTTGCTGACCCCTGTGTATAAACTAAAAGGTTTGTTTTAGAATAAAACTGTATATGTTTCTCAGACGTGCTGGTGTCCTAAAACAGATCCACTTTCCCCACtcaaatattgttaaatattagcaggcttttttgtataaaaataggTGTTTAGTGTCTACATAACATTTTCTATTTTGTGTTATGActgcctgtgacagaaatacaatgagttttggttgtaaatctccctcccgacctgtgagggcgccaaGCAGCGAAAGTTCTTTGGACgagctggcctgacagttctttccccgggccaggaagtcagtcagtctggaagaaggtgagGCTCCTtagcaggaacgtattgacccggaagggaaacgacgtagcagctgcagatagtagagacaactgcactcgtttaccaagggatcatgtgtgatagcataaaggggacggagaatcgcaatctactcctttgCTTGGTTTGAGAGACAagaaactggaaggactgggagaaaataagaaaaaggatttgtgattgttttgtttgtttattgctgttagtaattgtcttttgtttttgtaaatcactagacggctaacacgtatccggagctgtcgccttgggccagcactacccagaaCAACAATACACCACAGACACTGtatatcacccaccacgagcactactgcacgcacccaggactggtgaccgtgtattgtattggactgcaatccatttattattgtttcttctgtgctttacacattggtgtgtattgctggaggtttattgtttggtcgccaaaccagaagttttaatttaaaaaaaaaaccttttccaaACGTATTACAGTTTcctttgtgtgattatttctgcactgcatcaccactgcatctgtttccaatcagcagccactttgccacactgccttTTACTAACTGTATAAAGTGCTATTATGTAAACATGAATTAGACAATTCGTGCAGAGCTTTGAAGGTCTTAGAGACATGGAGACAAACAACCTTGTTTATGGAATCTGAGgtagaaatcaacaaaaaaggaGCCTGTTGTATGTGATATTCGTTATTACATGTATTACACAGAAGCATACGGGACAGCAATAGAAATAAAGGGCCTAAAGTTACACAGGAATAAAGTTAAAGGTACTTTGAATGTTGTGCTTTTTAGTGAGCTTTAAcatgaacagtttcatgaatatcaatctttattttactcAGAACAAAAAACTTCAATCCACCTGTGAATGGGAGCTTCTGTCtgaaattgtatttgcttttggagtgtgtttttttttttgtttttttttagcaacatCCGCATTTGAGGACGTGGTTTCCTGAGCTTGGCCCCTTGTGCAGAGCACTGCATTCAGTGTCTAACATTTATCAAAATATCCTACTGGCTTTATGTCTTTAAAAGTTTCAGTGATATATTTTGGAAAGATCAGTAGTTAAATAGTTTTTTCACTGCACTAGAAAATACCTTCAAATGTTTAAACCACTATCAGCAGGGTTGGCTTTTTTATATGGCACATTATTAAGCAGTTGTAAAGTACTGTAACCTGGACTATGAACATATTTTACATCAGCAACTACTGTACAAGTATCAGAAAAGCTCTTATTTAATTCACCATAAAGCACAATACTATTCACCACTGATGATGGTCACACTGCAGAGTGGTTATTAGCTTTTGGAATTAAACTGTACAAGATTAAAAGTAATGTTGAGTAAACTTTGAATATCTAACAGTATACCATATGTGAAAGACCCCTTAAAGGCCAGTACTGAAAAAGAAATCTGAATATTAGGCAAAGCCCTAAAATACATCTAGAGATTATGTGACAAACTAGGTTGAGCTTGTCACATGTAAACATTTAATAAGAAAAGTTTACTCGTTAAGAAAACAGCAATTTATTCTGTCATGCACGTAGAGCTTAATACCACCAGCTAGTCTTCCTGTGTTGCCTATAGGTGTTAAAACTGTCacatttgttttgctctgtgttATTGCTATCACATATGTTTGCAAGTTTCCCACAGTGGGACACACACATTACTTACAGCAGCATgacttctgccctgccacatatctcccccttgtgcaatgcacacatggctgcaattggccacctccccccttaaaacacCAACCCCGTCCCCCCTTGTCCGGTTTTCTCTCTCCAGATTCTTGTGGGTGGGCTGGGGGGACGGTTAGTTGGGGTTGCTGTGGAGGTGGTCCCCACACCTCCTCCTTTGGCTGGGGGGGTCCTGGGCCTTGAAATGGTGGTACCCATCCCCTCGGGTAACCCCAGGGCTTTTATAAGGGACGTCCGTTTAACCCCCGTGACTATCCCTGGGCTTCTGTAAAGGGGTGCCTGCTAATCccttttgtgacccctggacTTCTATGAGGAGGTGCCCCTTTAACACCCTTTCTACCCCTTTTTGGGAGAGCCTGTCAGCACAGCCAGGGGGATGGGACCCAGGCCCCTCCTGAAGTAGCAGACCgctaggttacggatgtaaccctggttccctgaaagacaagacaaccaccaaccaatacttttgggatatgcctagcatgggtcaggtattcactgagcattttatatcaaagctgccgataggccgcTCTGGGAGTGACGTCTTCGGTCcagcctaccgagggaataagtagtcactccacggagctcaaaTCCTCTTTGGCATCAAACCCGCAAATGCGAGGTTTGGTGgtaatcttctctttcagggaaccagggtcacATCCATaatctaacgttccctttcaattcgaagacgaccaaccaGTACTTAAAAATATACTAAAGCCACCCTGACGGAGAGTGAGAggacagcagatgagggatgtcttGCTACTgccaaactaatgtttgtggtacaagcgtgcaacctcaaggacccttgtgactaatgaaggcatagagggatctaccacattaagtcagtagaacctggtgaatgtatgtggagtagcccagctagccgcagtacatatatcattcaatgaggctcctctaaagcATGCCCATGAAGTTGCCACTCCTCTAGTAGGAGTG
Protein-coding regions in this window:
- the LOC131696760 gene encoding uncharacterized protein LOC131696760 is translated as MPNLETQFHCTLENGTLIKLSGGKEGEAFQFLINKSMIIINYTNGTAFCSLQTCSSNCSGNLTTEPGDASNAEDADILKYVLGGSALLVIVMLSFTLLCMCKNKKRKENAHSVITQNRSDEQHVSLSTMIPETASTAIQDDQVYTQVVNKGGKKKSKCKPKEDGELVYAQVVIKEGKKKPIHDESVVYDEVKGKDKNNQQQDDSVVYAAINKQRNI